From Veillonella dispar, one genomic window encodes:
- a CDS encoding cation:dicarboxylate symporter family transporter, whose protein sequence is MNIPFFTDYLMLSNPISIAIIAVFVLALIGIYVLQRKGTSFGNLVIIGTIVGAVLGIAVQIIAGFPDDPSKVVYIKESTKWFSLVGGGFIDLIRMLVIPIVFISIVHVILHMEAGANLKKLVVAMVSTNLGMVAVAAIVGLILGNAFGLGQGFDIVESGKKIREIKPMVDTFRALIPSNPIQAAAETNVIGIVVFAIILGSVARLLKKTGTNSMEIFTKLFDELHQLISWVADFIIGLMPYGVVALLASTLATRGVQAILDMGLFVVLLYVGLLIMFVVQAILIASFGYNPITYFKKAKAPLLLAFTSRSSMGVLPLTVETLTKRLGVNATTANTVASFGTTAGMQGCAGVFPALVVVYISNVANIPFDLTMYIMSVIVIAIGSVGIAGVPGTATMAASVSLSGTGLGAYFTSISPILAIDPLIDMGRTCLNVSGSLTNALVVDKIMGTIDKDAYNNPNEGRV, encoded by the coding sequence ATGAATATTCCATTCTTTACAGATTACCTCATGTTAAGTAATCCAATAAGTATCGCTATTATCGCAGTATTTGTGCTCGCGTTAATCGGTATTTATGTATTGCAACGCAAGGGCACATCCTTTGGTAATCTCGTTATTATTGGTACCATTGTTGGTGCCGTACTCGGTATTGCAGTTCAAATCATTGCGGGCTTCCCAGATGATCCATCTAAAGTGGTTTACATCAAAGAAAGTACTAAGTGGTTCTCTCTAGTGGGGGGCGGCTTTATTGATTTGATCCGCATGCTTGTTATTCCTATTGTATTTATTTCCATTGTACATGTTATCTTGCACATGGAAGCAGGTGCAAACCTTAAGAAATTAGTGGTTGCCATGGTTTCTACAAATTTAGGCATGGTAGCGGTTGCTGCTATTGTTGGTCTTATCTTGGGTAATGCTTTCGGTTTAGGACAAGGTTTTGATATTGTTGAATCTGGTAAAAAGATTCGTGAAATCAAACCAATGGTTGATACATTCCGTGCATTGATTCCAAGTAACCCAATTCAAGCTGCAGCTGAAACAAATGTTATCGGCATCGTAGTATTTGCTATTATCTTGGGTAGCGTTGCTCGTTTGTTGAAAAAAACAGGCACAAATAGCATGGAAATCTTTACTAAGCTATTTGATGAACTTCACCAATTGATTTCTTGGGTAGCAGACTTCATTATTGGTCTTATGCCATACGGCGTAGTTGCATTGTTGGCATCTACATTGGCAACACGTGGCGTGCAAGCTATTTTAGACATGGGTCTATTCGTAGTATTGCTTTACGTTGGCCTTTTGATTATGTTCGTTGTTCAAGCTATCTTAATTGCTAGCTTTGGTTACAATCCGATTACATACTTCAAAAAAGCAAAAGCTCCGCTCTTGTTAGCTTTCACATCCCGTTCCTCTATGGGCGTATTGCCGTTAACTGTTGAAACATTGACAAAACGTCTTGGCGTAAATGCTACAACAGCTAATACAGTAGCATCCTTCGGTACTACTGCGGGCATGCAAGGTTGTGCCGGCGTATTCCCAGCACTTGTCGTTGTATATATCTCTAATGTAGCAAATATTCCGTTCGATTTGACTATGTACATCATGAGTGTTATCGTTATCGCTATCGGTTCCGTTGGTATCGCTGGTGTTCCTGGTACAGCTACAATGGCTGCATCCGTATCCCTTAGTGGTACAGGCCTTGGTGCGTACTTCACATCCATCAGCCCAATTCTTGCAATCGATCCATTGATCGACATGGGCCGTACATGCTTGAACGTATCTGGTTCCTTAACAAATGCTCTCGTAGTAGATAAGATTATGGGTACCATCGATAAAGATGCCTATAACAATCCTAATGAAGGTCGAGTTTAA